From Columba livia isolate bColLiv1 breed racing homer chromosome 5, bColLiv1.pat.W.v2, whole genome shotgun sequence, one genomic window encodes:
- the LOC102083603 gene encoding cytosolic phospholipase A2 epsilon isoform X1, with protein sequence MIATTMEQDGILSQELFAHTTQLGEGIMQLNPHGEQRTPVTKIESSLCYLLTVRVIRAKNIHQGDVLSQTDCYVSLWLPTASTDKFQTKTITNCKDPVWNETFYFRIQSQVKNVLELALYDKDMVTQDDHLFTVYFDIARLSLGEQVFMHFKCDSQRQEELEVGFELDNISGPPETIITNGVLVSRKICCLEVQVVEKRKKKKGKKALSKKEFSFKVQGSYEGTQDITLGSDPVFSSSSPAKFHYARYKQPTLDVTLPGKKPPPSIHSHVYETGSPNLELHSLPSGKNMTLAEEKKFDLYAKTEDCPDHLDVRLGFDLCVQEQEFLRKRQKYVAPALKKVLQLEQDLLDHETPVVAIMTTGGGMRSLTALYGSLRGLKKLNVLDCATYLTGLSGTTWTMSNLYRDADWSQKDLDKQISEARKHMIKCKINSLSWEYLKYYKKQLCQRKREGRKTSFIDLWSLVLESLLHDGKDNHRLSDQQRAIDRGQNPLPIYTAVNVKNNYSTLDFKEWVEFTPYEVGLQKYGVFVRAEDFGSEFFMGRLMKKLPESRICFLEGIWSSLFSLNVLYIWNLSHSSEDFWHKWTRDKIDNIEEEPILPLKLHELKTRLFTPPGPLGSALRSILTDRLCIAQEHNFLKGLQIHNDYLENKHFCRWKDTVLDTFPNQLTQSEEFLSLVDTGFFINTSIMPLLKPERKVDVILHLNYSAGSQIQALDQTCKYCSEQGILFPRVDVSEEDRKNLKECYLFDGAETPGAPVLLFFPLINDTFQKYKAPGQKRLESEMEDGKVDLYGRCSPYSTYSLQYTEKAYDRLVQLGEYNILNNEDLIMQALHTAVARKRQKKT encoded by the exons ATGATAGCGACCACAATGGAGCAAGACGGCATTTTGTCTCAG GAGCTGTTTGCTCACACCACTCAACTAGGAGAAGGAATTATGCAGCTGAATCCTCATGGGGAACAGCGGACTCCTGTTACAAAG ATAGAGTCATCTCTGTGTTACCTACTGACTGTAAGAGTCATAAGAGCAAAAAATATCCACCAGGGAGATGTCT TAAGCCAGACTGATTGCTACGTGAGCCTGTGGCTGCCAACTGCTTCAACCGACAAATTTCAGACTAAAACCATCACGAATTGCAAAGATCCAGTCTGGAATGAAACCTTCTACTTCAGGATTCAGAGTCAGGTCAAG AACGTGCTGGAGCTGGCACTCTATGATAAGGACATGGTTACTCAGGATGATCACCTCTTCACAGTGTACTTTGATATAGCCAGACTTTCCTTGGGAGAGCAAGTCTTCATGCACTTCAAGTGCGATTCACAG agACAAGAGGAGCTAGAGGTGGGATTTGAACTGGATAATAT TTCAGGCCCTCCTGAAACCATCATTACTAATGGAGTACTAGTG TCTCGCAAAATCTGCTGCTTGGAAGTCCAGGTGGttgagaagaggaagaagaaaaaggggaagaaagcttTATCAA AGAAAGAATTCTCCTTTAAAGTGCAAGGTTCTTACGAGGGCACCCAAGACATTACATTGGGATCTGATCCAGTCTTcagctcctcctctcctgccaaattcCATTATGCCAGATACAAGCAGCCAACACTGGATGTTACGCTACCAGGGAAGAAGCCACCTCCCTCCATT caCTCCCATGTGTATGAGACAGGCTCTCCAAACCTGGAACTTCATTCCCTTCCTAGTGGAAAAAACATGACCTTAGCAGAG gaaaaaaaatttgaTTTATATGCGAAGACAGAAGACTG cccagACCACCTTGATGTGCGTTTAGGGTTTGACCTCTGTGTGCAGGAGCAAGAGTTTCTACGTAAAAGGCAGAAGTATGTCGCTCCTGCTCTGAAGAAGGTCCTGCAGCTGGAACAGGACCTGCTGGACCATGAG ACTCCAGTGGTGGCCATCATGACTACAGGAGGAGGGATGAGATCTTTGACTGCGCTGTATGGCAGTCTGCGCGGACTCAAGAAACTCAATGTCTTGGACTGTGCCACATACCTGACTGGCTTGTCTGGTACTACATG GACCATGTCAAACTTGTACAGAGATGCTGACTGGTCGCAAAAGGATCTCGACAAGCAAATCAGTGAGGCTCGAAAACATAtgataaaatgcaaaataaattccCTTTCCTGGGAGTATTTGAAGTATTACAAAAAACAGCTCTGTCAACGGAAAAGAGAGGGCCGCAAAACATCTTTCATAGATCTCTGGAGTCTTGTCCTGGAATCTTTATTGCATGATGGG AAAGACAACCATAGACTCTCCGATCAGCAACGGGCCATTGATCGTGGTCAGAACCCATTGCCTATCTATACTGCAGTCAATGTCAAGAACAACTACAGCACTCTGGATTTCAAAG aatgGGTGGAGTTCACCCCTTATGAGGTGGGATTACAAAAATATGGAGTTTTTGTTCGTGCTGAAGACTTCGGCAGTGAGTTCTTTATGGGTCGGTTGATGAAGAAGCTCCCAGAATCCCGGATCTGCTTCTTGGAAG GCATATGGAGCAGTTTATTTTCGTTAAATGTGTTATATATCTGGAATTTGTCTCATTCATCAGAAGATTTCTGGCACAAGTGGACCCGGGACAAAATCGACAATATAG AGGAGGAACCCATCCTACCGCTGAAGCTGCATGAGCTGAAGACTCGCCTGTTCACCCCTCCTGGCCCCCTCGGCAGCGCTCTTCGCAGCATTCTCACCGACCGCCTCTGCATTGCCCAGGAGCACAACTTCCTAAAGGGTTTGCAGATTCATAATGACTACCTGGAGAATAAGCACTTCTGCAGATGGAAAG ATACCGTGTTAGACACATTTCCAAACCAGCTGACACAATCGGAAGAATTCCTGTCTCTGGTAGATACGGGATTTTTCATCAATACAAGCATCATGCCACTTTTAAAACCAGAGAGAAAGGTGGATGTCATCCTGCATTTAAATTACAGTgcaggatcccagatacag GCTCTGGACCAGACTTGCAAATATTGCTCAGAACAGGGAATCCTTTTTCCCAGAGTGGACGTGAGtgaagaagacaggaaaaacCTGAAGGAGTGTTACCTCTTTGATGGTGCTGAGACTCCAGGTGCACCagtattgctttttttcccactaATTAATGATACCTTCCAAAAATACAAGGCACCAG GTCAGAAGCGCTTAGAGTCAGAGATGGAAGATGGCAAAGTTGATCTCTATGGCCGCTGTTCCCCTTATTCAACATATTCACTCCAATACACTGAGAAGGCATATGACCGTCTGGTTCAGCTGGGTGAATACAACATCCTGAATAATGAGGACCTCATTATGCAGGCCTTGCACACAGCAGTGGCacggaaaaggcagaaaaagacaTAA
- the LOC102083603 gene encoding cytosolic phospholipase A2 epsilon isoform X2, whose amino-acid sequence MQLNPHGEQRTPVTKIESSLCYLLTVRVIRAKNIHQGDVLSQTDCYVSLWLPTASTDKFQTKTITNCKDPVWNETFYFRIQSQVKNVLELALYDKDMVTQDDHLFTVYFDIARLSLGEQVFMHFKCDSQRQEELEVGFELDNISGPPETIITNGVLVSRKICCLEVQVVEKRKKKKGKKALSKKEFSFKVQGSYEGTQDITLGSDPVFSSSSPAKFHYARYKQPTLDVTLPGKKPPPSIHSHVYETGSPNLELHSLPSGKNMTLAEEKKFDLYAKTEDCPDHLDVRLGFDLCVQEQEFLRKRQKYVAPALKKVLQLEQDLLDHETPVVAIMTTGGGMRSLTALYGSLRGLKKLNVLDCATYLTGLSGTTWTMSNLYRDADWSQKDLDKQISEARKHMIKCKINSLSWEYLKYYKKQLCQRKREGRKTSFIDLWSLVLESLLHDGKDNHRLSDQQRAIDRGQNPLPIYTAVNVKNNYSTLDFKEWVEFTPYEVGLQKYGVFVRAEDFGSEFFMGRLMKKLPESRICFLEGIWSSLFSLNVLYIWNLSHSSEDFWHKWTRDKIDNIEEEPILPLKLHELKTRLFTPPGPLGSALRSILTDRLCIAQEHNFLKGLQIHNDYLENKHFCRWKDTVLDTFPNQLTQSEEFLSLVDTGFFINTSIMPLLKPERKVDVILHLNYSAGSQIQALDQTCKYCSEQGILFPRVDVSEEDRKNLKECYLFDGAETPGAPVLLFFPLINDTFQKYKAPGQKRLESEMEDGKVDLYGRCSPYSTYSLQYTEKAYDRLVQLGEYNILNNEDLIMQALHTAVARKRQKKT is encoded by the exons ATGCAGCTGAATCCTCATGGGGAACAGCGGACTCCTGTTACAAAG ATAGAGTCATCTCTGTGTTACCTACTGACTGTAAGAGTCATAAGAGCAAAAAATATCCACCAGGGAGATGTCT TAAGCCAGACTGATTGCTACGTGAGCCTGTGGCTGCCAACTGCTTCAACCGACAAATTTCAGACTAAAACCATCACGAATTGCAAAGATCCAGTCTGGAATGAAACCTTCTACTTCAGGATTCAGAGTCAGGTCAAG AACGTGCTGGAGCTGGCACTCTATGATAAGGACATGGTTACTCAGGATGATCACCTCTTCACAGTGTACTTTGATATAGCCAGACTTTCCTTGGGAGAGCAAGTCTTCATGCACTTCAAGTGCGATTCACAG agACAAGAGGAGCTAGAGGTGGGATTTGAACTGGATAATAT TTCAGGCCCTCCTGAAACCATCATTACTAATGGAGTACTAGTG TCTCGCAAAATCTGCTGCTTGGAAGTCCAGGTGGttgagaagaggaagaagaaaaaggggaagaaagcttTATCAA AGAAAGAATTCTCCTTTAAAGTGCAAGGTTCTTACGAGGGCACCCAAGACATTACATTGGGATCTGATCCAGTCTTcagctcctcctctcctgccaaattcCATTATGCCAGATACAAGCAGCCAACACTGGATGTTACGCTACCAGGGAAGAAGCCACCTCCCTCCATT caCTCCCATGTGTATGAGACAGGCTCTCCAAACCTGGAACTTCATTCCCTTCCTAGTGGAAAAAACATGACCTTAGCAGAG gaaaaaaaatttgaTTTATATGCGAAGACAGAAGACTG cccagACCACCTTGATGTGCGTTTAGGGTTTGACCTCTGTGTGCAGGAGCAAGAGTTTCTACGTAAAAGGCAGAAGTATGTCGCTCCTGCTCTGAAGAAGGTCCTGCAGCTGGAACAGGACCTGCTGGACCATGAG ACTCCAGTGGTGGCCATCATGACTACAGGAGGAGGGATGAGATCTTTGACTGCGCTGTATGGCAGTCTGCGCGGACTCAAGAAACTCAATGTCTTGGACTGTGCCACATACCTGACTGGCTTGTCTGGTACTACATG GACCATGTCAAACTTGTACAGAGATGCTGACTGGTCGCAAAAGGATCTCGACAAGCAAATCAGTGAGGCTCGAAAACATAtgataaaatgcaaaataaattccCTTTCCTGGGAGTATTTGAAGTATTACAAAAAACAGCTCTGTCAACGGAAAAGAGAGGGCCGCAAAACATCTTTCATAGATCTCTGGAGTCTTGTCCTGGAATCTTTATTGCATGATGGG AAAGACAACCATAGACTCTCCGATCAGCAACGGGCCATTGATCGTGGTCAGAACCCATTGCCTATCTATACTGCAGTCAATGTCAAGAACAACTACAGCACTCTGGATTTCAAAG aatgGGTGGAGTTCACCCCTTATGAGGTGGGATTACAAAAATATGGAGTTTTTGTTCGTGCTGAAGACTTCGGCAGTGAGTTCTTTATGGGTCGGTTGATGAAGAAGCTCCCAGAATCCCGGATCTGCTTCTTGGAAG GCATATGGAGCAGTTTATTTTCGTTAAATGTGTTATATATCTGGAATTTGTCTCATTCATCAGAAGATTTCTGGCACAAGTGGACCCGGGACAAAATCGACAATATAG AGGAGGAACCCATCCTACCGCTGAAGCTGCATGAGCTGAAGACTCGCCTGTTCACCCCTCCTGGCCCCCTCGGCAGCGCTCTTCGCAGCATTCTCACCGACCGCCTCTGCATTGCCCAGGAGCACAACTTCCTAAAGGGTTTGCAGATTCATAATGACTACCTGGAGAATAAGCACTTCTGCAGATGGAAAG ATACCGTGTTAGACACATTTCCAAACCAGCTGACACAATCGGAAGAATTCCTGTCTCTGGTAGATACGGGATTTTTCATCAATACAAGCATCATGCCACTTTTAAAACCAGAGAGAAAGGTGGATGTCATCCTGCATTTAAATTACAGTgcaggatcccagatacag GCTCTGGACCAGACTTGCAAATATTGCTCAGAACAGGGAATCCTTTTTCCCAGAGTGGACGTGAGtgaagaagacaggaaaaacCTGAAGGAGTGTTACCTCTTTGATGGTGCTGAGACTCCAGGTGCACCagtattgctttttttcccactaATTAATGATACCTTCCAAAAATACAAGGCACCAG GTCAGAAGCGCTTAGAGTCAGAGATGGAAGATGGCAAAGTTGATCTCTATGGCCGCTGTTCCCCTTATTCAACATATTCACTCCAATACACTGAGAAGGCATATGACCGTCTGGTTCAGCTGGGTGAATACAACATCCTGAATAATGAGGACCTCATTATGCAGGCCTTGCACACAGCAGTGGCacggaaaaggcagaaaaagacaTAA